A genomic window from Centroberyx gerrardi isolate f3 chromosome 14, fCenGer3.hap1.cur.20231027, whole genome shotgun sequence includes:
- the dennd2c gene encoding DENN domain-containing protein 2C isoform X2: MLALGLEQARRAGGGVGGLQKRATVAWQAPSSGRPLCHEQGINIRQKISQWEGRSTQCSNQDAGVKAHPPVLSRTLSGDALGNGFCSDGSRGELQGKASLSKAKSLGLDFRETEARAGLTAAGRKSEPLRNCSNEFSTTTLGNKPVVAPIFASPKVDSNTTSCPGKRIIATNGNQKIACVLDVEVVAKPLPLPTDDQEDNMPSGNFYTSRGFWRRLEGDKLLWEKGRESSGETLAPPKPQRTFRYRGTGDATGQPVRWDSRSPHNSHSKSGGIGHPPSFPPPLCPAAKTDGLSRHKKNRKSFEYEDAARLTNKQGTLGGEARRSGLYHAFSDDNIYEDIVCEVTRDNPYEDVKLSPACLPIARPRPWTISQRQSPHAPKLPPKPQTLRGYAGKVERTSPGLSTLADTPKPATPRRPSTQKTQKLPQYVNKIETIFDAKRGRKRVKSQGNSVREETSGTESDPEDNTKGSRRSVYVQSTLKRRPGYRTLERDLIQLQQQQLFQIFVVVSLRKGSPGNAYSPEITQQFPKMFEKSCRHSREAEDRLKAIPKFCFPDSQDWRPSADMPSETFSFVLTGEDGSRWFCYCRKILPSGKGKRLPEVHCIVSRLGCFNLFAKILEEVERRREISPALVHPFMRSVMEAPFPAPGRTITVKSFLPGSGNEVLTLCRPVDSRLEHVDFQSLLQCLSVGKLLQVFASLLLERRVIFIADKLSVLSRCGHAVLALLYPFTWQHTFVPVLPASMLDISCSPTPFLMGALAPCLPPLLELPIEEVLIVDLCADKFVVQLGDEDCILPSKLQAALQQILEEREDILRQEEGDGSGGQQAELSCLLSEAFVRFFVELVGHYPLHMADTSGGGRELQRDSFRKSHPSRGVRQFLQLFMDTQMFAGFIQDKELRKGGGNGLFEVRAAEYLDSYPEPEPSGVNKFLKGLGSKMKFLQIK; the protein is encoded by the exons ATGCTGGCTCTGGGGCTGGAGCAGGCCAGGCGAGCAGGCGGAGGGGTCGGCGGCCTGCAGAAACGGGCCACCGTGGCCTGGCAGGCCCCTTCCTCGGGGAGGCCCCTCTGTCATGAGCAGGGCATTAACATCAGGCAGAAGATCTCCCAGTGGGAAGGCCGCAGTACCCAGTGCAGCAACCAGGACGCTGGGGTCAAAGCGCACCCTCCGGTCTTATCCCGAACTCTGTCTGGCGATGCCCTGGGGAACGGATTTTGCAGTGACGGCTCGAGAGGGGAACTTCAAGGCAAAGCCAGCCTCTCCAAAGCTAAGAGCCTGGGCTTAGATTTCCGGGAAACTGAAGCACGAGCTGGACTTACAGCGGCTGGTAGAAAGTCAGAACCTCTGCGGAATTGTTCCAATGAATTTTCAACCACAACCCTGGGAAATAAGCCAGTTGTAGCACCTATATTCGCATCTCCTAAAGTGGATTCTAACACTACTAGCTGTCCAGGTAAACGAATCATCGCCACCAATGGAAACCAAAAAATCGCTTGCGTCTTGGATGTCGAGGTTGTTGCTAAACCTCTACCTCTACCGACCGATGACCAAGAGGACAACATGCCCTCGGGGAACTTCTACACCTCTAGGGGTTTCTGGCGGAGGCTCGAGGGGGACAAATTACTCTGGGAGAAAGGTCGAGAGTCCTCAGGGGAGACTCTGGCTCCACCCAAACCTCAGCGGACATTCCGATATCGGGGAACCGGCGACGCTACGGGGCAGCCGGTTCGATGGGATAGCAGATCTCCTCATAACAGCCACTCAAAGAGCGGCGGGATAGGCCACCCACCTAGCTTCCCGCCTCCTCTGTGTCCTGCTGCTAAGACCGACGGTCTTTCAAGGCATAAAAAGAACAG gAAGTCCTTTGAGTACGAGGATGCGGCGCGGCTGACGAACAAGCAAGGCACGCTGGGAGGCGAGGCCAGGCGCTCGGGCCTCTACCACGCCTTCTCTGATGACAATATTTACGAGGACATCGTCT GTGAAGTGACCAGAGATAACCCCTACGAGGATGTGAAGCTGTCTCCTGCGTGTCTCCCTATTGCAAGGCCCCGACCCTGGACCATTTCTCAGAGACAGAGCCCTCACGCCCCAAag CTCCCTCCTAAGCCCCAGACTTTGCGAGGCTACGCCGGCAAAGTGGAGAGGACGTCACCCGGCCTCTCGACCCTCGCAGACACTCCCAAACCGGCCACACCCCGACGCCCAAGcactcagaaaacacagaagCTGCCTCAG TACGTCAACAAGATTGAGACGATCTTCGACGCGaagcgagggaggaagagagtgaagagCCAGGGCAACTCGGTGCGAG AGGAGACCAGCGGGACAGAAAGTGACCCTGAGGACAACACTAAAG GCTCCAGGCGGTCGGTCTACGTCCAGTCGACGCTGAAGCGCCGGCCGGGCTACCGCACCCTGGAGAGGGACCTGatccagctccagcagcagcagctcttccAGATCTTCGTGGTGGTGTCGCTGAGAAAGGGCTCCCCAGGAAACGCCTACTCCCCCGAGATCACGCAGCAGTTCCCCAAAATG TTTGAGAAGTCATGTCGCCActccagagaggccgaggatcGCCTGAAGGCCATTCCCAAGTTCTGCTTCCCGGACTCGCAGGACTGGAGGCCCTCTGCAGACATGCCAAG CGAGACCTTCTCCTTTGTCCTGACGGGAGAAGACGGCAGCCGCTGGTTCTGTTACTGTCGCAAGATCCTG CCCAGTGGAAAGGGGAAGAGGCTTCCTGAGGTGCACTGCATCGTCAGCAGACTGGGCTGTTTCAACCTGTTCGCAAAG AtcttggaggaggtggagaggcgGAGGGAGATTTCGCCGGCGCTCGTTCACCCCTTCATGCGGAGCGTCATGGAGGCCCCATTCCCGGCCCCGGGGCGCACGATCACAGTCAAGAGCTTCCTCCCCGGCTCTGGGAATGAG GTACTGACCCTGTGTCGGCCGGTGGACTCCAGACTAGAGCACGTGGACTTCCAGAGTCTGCTGCAGTGTCTCAGCGTCGGGAAACTCCTGCAGGTGTTCGCCTCCCTGCTGCTGGAGCGGAGGGTCATCTTCATCGCTGACAAACTCAG tgTGTTGTCCCGGTGTGGCCATGCAGTGCTGGCACTGCTCTACCCGTTCACCTGGCAGCACACCTTTGTGCCCGTGCTGCCGGCCAGCATGCTGGACATCAGCTGCTCCCCCACCCCGTTCCTCATGGGGGCGCTGGCACCCTGCCTGCCCCCGCTGCTGGAGCTGCCCATCGAGGAG GTGCTCATAGTGGATCTGTGTGCAGACAAGTTTGTCGTTCAG CTGGGCGATGAAGACTGCATCCTGCCCAGCAAGCTGCAGGCAGCGCTGCAGCAGatcctggaggagagggaggacatcctgagacaggaggagggagacgggTCCGGAG GCCAGCAGGCGGAGCTGAGCTGCCTGCTGTCGGAGGCCTTCGTGCGGTTCTTCGTGGAGCTGGTGGGCCACTATCCCCTCCACATGGCCGACACGTCCGGCGGGGGCAGGGAGCTGCAGCGTGACAGCTTCCGCAAGTCCCACCCCTCCCGTGGCGTCCGCCAGTTCCTGCAGCTCTTCATGGACACCCAGATGTTCGCCGGCTTTATCCAGGACAAGGAGCTGCGCAAGGGAGGCGGCAACG GTCTGTTTGAAGTCAGAGCGGCAGAGTATTTGGATTCATACCCTGAACCAGAGCCGAGCGGTGTGAACAAATTCCTCAAAGGACTGG ggAGCAAGATGAAGTTCCTACAAATTAAATGA
- the dennd2c gene encoding DENN domain-containing protein 2C isoform X1, producing the protein MLALGLEQARRAGGGVGGLQKRATVAWQAPSSGRPLCHEQGINIRQKISQWEGRSTQCSNQDAGVKAHPPVLSRTLSGDALGNGFCSDGSRGELQGKASLSKAKSLGLDFRETEARAGLTAAGRKSEPLRNCSNEFSTTTLGNKPVVAPIFASPKVDSNTTSCPGKRIIATNGNQKIACVLDVEVVAKPLPLPTDDQEDNMPSGNFYTSRGFWRRLEGDKLLWEKGRESSGETLAPPKPQRTFRYRGTGDATGQPVRWDSRSPHNSHSKSGGIGHPPSFPPPLCPAAKTDGLSRHKKNRKSFEYEDAARLTNKQGTLGGEARRSGLYHAFSDDNIYEDIVCEVTRDNPYEDVKLSPACLPIARPRPWTISQRQSPHAPKLPPKPQTLRGYAGKVERTSPGLSTLADTPKPATPRRPSTQKTQKLPQYVNKIETIFDAKRGRKRVKSQGNSVREETSGTESDPEDNTKAGSRRSVYVQSTLKRRPGYRTLERDLIQLQQQQLFQIFVVVSLRKGSPGNAYSPEITQQFPKMFEKSCRHSREAEDRLKAIPKFCFPDSQDWRPSADMPSETFSFVLTGEDGSRWFCYCRKILPSGKGKRLPEVHCIVSRLGCFNLFAKILEEVERRREISPALVHPFMRSVMEAPFPAPGRTITVKSFLPGSGNEVLTLCRPVDSRLEHVDFQSLLQCLSVGKLLQVFASLLLERRVIFIADKLSVLSRCGHAVLALLYPFTWQHTFVPVLPASMLDISCSPTPFLMGALAPCLPPLLELPIEEVLIVDLCADKFVVQLGDEDCILPSKLQAALQQILEEREDILRQEEGDGSGGQQAELSCLLSEAFVRFFVELVGHYPLHMADTSGGGRELQRDSFRKSHPSRGVRQFLQLFMDTQMFAGFIQDKELRKGGGNGLFEVRAAEYLDSYPEPEPSGVNKFLKGLGSKMKFLQIK; encoded by the exons ATGCTGGCTCTGGGGCTGGAGCAGGCCAGGCGAGCAGGCGGAGGGGTCGGCGGCCTGCAGAAACGGGCCACCGTGGCCTGGCAGGCCCCTTCCTCGGGGAGGCCCCTCTGTCATGAGCAGGGCATTAACATCAGGCAGAAGATCTCCCAGTGGGAAGGCCGCAGTACCCAGTGCAGCAACCAGGACGCTGGGGTCAAAGCGCACCCTCCGGTCTTATCCCGAACTCTGTCTGGCGATGCCCTGGGGAACGGATTTTGCAGTGACGGCTCGAGAGGGGAACTTCAAGGCAAAGCCAGCCTCTCCAAAGCTAAGAGCCTGGGCTTAGATTTCCGGGAAACTGAAGCACGAGCTGGACTTACAGCGGCTGGTAGAAAGTCAGAACCTCTGCGGAATTGTTCCAATGAATTTTCAACCACAACCCTGGGAAATAAGCCAGTTGTAGCACCTATATTCGCATCTCCTAAAGTGGATTCTAACACTACTAGCTGTCCAGGTAAACGAATCATCGCCACCAATGGAAACCAAAAAATCGCTTGCGTCTTGGATGTCGAGGTTGTTGCTAAACCTCTACCTCTACCGACCGATGACCAAGAGGACAACATGCCCTCGGGGAACTTCTACACCTCTAGGGGTTTCTGGCGGAGGCTCGAGGGGGACAAATTACTCTGGGAGAAAGGTCGAGAGTCCTCAGGGGAGACTCTGGCTCCACCCAAACCTCAGCGGACATTCCGATATCGGGGAACCGGCGACGCTACGGGGCAGCCGGTTCGATGGGATAGCAGATCTCCTCATAACAGCCACTCAAAGAGCGGCGGGATAGGCCACCCACCTAGCTTCCCGCCTCCTCTGTGTCCTGCTGCTAAGACCGACGGTCTTTCAAGGCATAAAAAGAACAG gAAGTCCTTTGAGTACGAGGATGCGGCGCGGCTGACGAACAAGCAAGGCACGCTGGGAGGCGAGGCCAGGCGCTCGGGCCTCTACCACGCCTTCTCTGATGACAATATTTACGAGGACATCGTCT GTGAAGTGACCAGAGATAACCCCTACGAGGATGTGAAGCTGTCTCCTGCGTGTCTCCCTATTGCAAGGCCCCGACCCTGGACCATTTCTCAGAGACAGAGCCCTCACGCCCCAAag CTCCCTCCTAAGCCCCAGACTTTGCGAGGCTACGCCGGCAAAGTGGAGAGGACGTCACCCGGCCTCTCGACCCTCGCAGACACTCCCAAACCGGCCACACCCCGACGCCCAAGcactcagaaaacacagaagCTGCCTCAG TACGTCAACAAGATTGAGACGATCTTCGACGCGaagcgagggaggaagagagtgaagagCCAGGGCAACTCGGTGCGAG AGGAGACCAGCGGGACAGAAAGTGACCCTGAGGACAACACTAAAG CAGGCTCCAGGCGGTCGGTCTACGTCCAGTCGACGCTGAAGCGCCGGCCGGGCTACCGCACCCTGGAGAGGGACCTGatccagctccagcagcagcagctcttccAGATCTTCGTGGTGGTGTCGCTGAGAAAGGGCTCCCCAGGAAACGCCTACTCCCCCGAGATCACGCAGCAGTTCCCCAAAATG TTTGAGAAGTCATGTCGCCActccagagaggccgaggatcGCCTGAAGGCCATTCCCAAGTTCTGCTTCCCGGACTCGCAGGACTGGAGGCCCTCTGCAGACATGCCAAG CGAGACCTTCTCCTTTGTCCTGACGGGAGAAGACGGCAGCCGCTGGTTCTGTTACTGTCGCAAGATCCTG CCCAGTGGAAAGGGGAAGAGGCTTCCTGAGGTGCACTGCATCGTCAGCAGACTGGGCTGTTTCAACCTGTTCGCAAAG AtcttggaggaggtggagaggcgGAGGGAGATTTCGCCGGCGCTCGTTCACCCCTTCATGCGGAGCGTCATGGAGGCCCCATTCCCGGCCCCGGGGCGCACGATCACAGTCAAGAGCTTCCTCCCCGGCTCTGGGAATGAG GTACTGACCCTGTGTCGGCCGGTGGACTCCAGACTAGAGCACGTGGACTTCCAGAGTCTGCTGCAGTGTCTCAGCGTCGGGAAACTCCTGCAGGTGTTCGCCTCCCTGCTGCTGGAGCGGAGGGTCATCTTCATCGCTGACAAACTCAG tgTGTTGTCCCGGTGTGGCCATGCAGTGCTGGCACTGCTCTACCCGTTCACCTGGCAGCACACCTTTGTGCCCGTGCTGCCGGCCAGCATGCTGGACATCAGCTGCTCCCCCACCCCGTTCCTCATGGGGGCGCTGGCACCCTGCCTGCCCCCGCTGCTGGAGCTGCCCATCGAGGAG GTGCTCATAGTGGATCTGTGTGCAGACAAGTTTGTCGTTCAG CTGGGCGATGAAGACTGCATCCTGCCCAGCAAGCTGCAGGCAGCGCTGCAGCAGatcctggaggagagggaggacatcctgagacaggaggagggagacgggTCCGGAG GCCAGCAGGCGGAGCTGAGCTGCCTGCTGTCGGAGGCCTTCGTGCGGTTCTTCGTGGAGCTGGTGGGCCACTATCCCCTCCACATGGCCGACACGTCCGGCGGGGGCAGGGAGCTGCAGCGTGACAGCTTCCGCAAGTCCCACCCCTCCCGTGGCGTCCGCCAGTTCCTGCAGCTCTTCATGGACACCCAGATGTTCGCCGGCTTTATCCAGGACAAGGAGCTGCGCAAGGGAGGCGGCAACG GTCTGTTTGAAGTCAGAGCGGCAGAGTATTTGGATTCATACCCTGAACCAGAGCCGAGCGGTGTGAACAAATTCCTCAAAGGACTGG ggAGCAAGATGAAGTTCCTACAAATTAAATGA